The genomic DNA GCTCCGCGACGATGCTCGCCGCCACGCTCCTGCTGATAGGCCTGCTCTGCGCCTCCGTGCTGATGAAGGTGCCGTACACGGAGATGAGCCCCGGGCCGACCTACAACACGCTCGGCCAGCAGGACCGGACCGGCGAGCCGGTGATCACCATCACCGGGCGCGAGACGTACCCGACCTCCGGGCACCTCAACATGACGACCGTCCAGGTCACCGGCGCCAACTACGAGCCGAGCCTGGTCTCGGCGGTGGTCGGCTGGCTGCGCGACGACGTGCTGGTGGTGCCGCACGAGAACGTCTACCCCGAGGGCCAGACCGACCAGGAGGCCCAGGAGCAGAACGCGGAGGAGTTCGCCTCCTCCGAGGACAGCGCCAAGACGGCGGCGCTCAACCAGCTGGGCATCCCGGTCGGCACCGAGATCCGGGTGCGGGCGGTCAGCTCCGGCGGTCCCTCCGAGGGCAAGCTGCACGCGGGCGACCAGATCATCGCGGTGGACGGCGCCAGGGTCACCACCCGGGAGGGCGTCGCCGAGCAGGTCACCAAGCACAAGCCGGGCGAGACGACGGTCTTCACCGTCGTGCCGCACGACAAGGCGGGCCCCTCGCACACGGCGGCGGACGAGGTGCAGGTGCCGATCACCACGGCGAAGGCGCCCGACGGGGACCGGGCGATCGTCGGGATCACCCCCGCGGCGGTGCACACCTACCCGTTCACCATCGACATCGGGCTGCAGGACGTCGGCGGGCCCAGCGCCGGCCTGATGTTCGCGCTCGGGATCATCGACAAGCTGACGCCGGACGACCTGACCGGCGGCAAGTTCGTGGCCGGCACCGGGACGATCACCGACAACGGCGAGGTCGGGCCGATCGGCGGCATCCAGATGAAGCTGATCGCCGCCCGCGACAAGGGCGCCGAGTACTTCTTCACCCCGGCGGAGAACTGCACCGAGGCGGTGAAGAACACCCCGGACGGGCTGACCCTGGTGAAGGTGGACACCCTCGGCCAGGCGATGGACGCCCTCGGGAAGATCAAGGCCGGCGAGAAGGCCGGCCTGCCGAGCTGCGCGAAGTGAACGCCCCCGGCGGGGCGCCCACACCCGTCAGGAGAAGGTGGCGAGCAGCGCCCCGGTCAGGTTGGGGACCAGGTCGGGGCCGGTGAGGACCTCGCGGGCGACGTCCTTCTCGCGCAGCCGCAGGGCGCACTCCTTGGCGCCGTCGCGCAGGACGGCGGCGGTGATCCGCACCTCCTGGCGCTGAGGGTGCTCGGCGATCCAGGCGGCGATCTCCTTCTCGGTGGCGTTCTTCGGCCGGGAGGACTCGGCACCGGGCGGCAGCATCAGCCGCTCGACCACCAGGGCGCAGCCGACCACGCCGTCGGGCCAGGCGATGGTGCCGAGGAACTTGTCCAGCTCCATGCCGGCGGGCAGTTCCTCCTGTTCGACCGGGGTGAGGCCGGTCGGGTTGTCGGTCAGGCCGAGCTGCTTGGCGAGCCTCGGATTCGCCTTCAGCATCTGGGCGTTGTCGACCAGGGCGAACAGCCGGGCGGGCATGTCCCAGCCGAGGGAGGAGGCGTGCTCGTCGATCTCCAGCGCGGCCCGGGTGAGCGGAGTCGCGGCCGGCAGGCCGGCGGCGGCGGAAAGGTCAGGGGCTTCGGACATGCCCCAATCCTCACACGGCGGGGGCGGGCTCCCGAACTCCGACGCAATCCGTGGGAACTCCGGTAAAGACCGATTAAGTTGCACAGGAGACCGAGAGACCACGACGACACGACACAGCCGAGGTGGAGCCTTGACCTTCCAGATGCCGGACCGCCCGGGCCCGGGGCCCGGATTCCGAGCGAGAGTCGGGCCGCCGTCCCGCCGGACCAAGGTGCTGCTGCTGACCTTGGGCGTCCTGGCGGCGCTCTTCCTGCTGTTCGTCCTGGTCTCCGGGCTGTGGACCGACTGGCTGTGGTTCAAGTCCGTCGACTACTCCTCGGTGTTCCGTTCGCAACTGCTGACCAAGGCGGCGCTGTTCGCCGTGTTCGGTGTGCTGATGGCCGTCGTCGTGGGCGCGAACATCTGGCTGGCGTACCGGCTGCGGCCGCCGCTGGCCGCGATGTCGGTGGAGCAGCAGTCGCTGGACCGCTACCGGATGGGCATCGCCCCGTTCCGCCGCTGGGCGCTGATCGGCGTCTCGCTGCTGGTCGGCGCGGCCGCCGGCGCCGCGGCCTCCGGCCAGTGGCGCACGTGGATGCTGTGGACGAACGAGACCCCGTTCGGCGTGAAGGACAGCCAGTTCCACCTGGACGTCTCGTACTACGCCTTCGAGCTGCCCTGGTACGAGTTCCTGCTGGGCTTCGCGTTCAGCGCGGTGATCGTCTCGCTGCTGGCCTCGGTGCTGGTGCACTACCTGTACGGCGGCCTGCGCCTGCAGGGCCCCGGCCGGCGGGCCAGCCGCGGCGCGCAGGGGCACCTGGCGGTGCTGCTGGGCGTCTTCGTGCTGCTGAAGGCGGTGGCGTACTGGCTGGACCGGTACGCGCTGGTGGTGAAGACCGGCTCGTACAAGCAGGTCGACGGCTGGACCGGCCTGCGCTACGTGGACGCCAACGCGTTCCTGCCGGCCAAGACCATCCTGTTCTTCGTGGCGATCATCTGCGCGCTGCTGTTCTTCCTGACCCCGATCCGGCGGACCTGGGCGCCGGCGCTGATCGGCTTCGGCCTGATGGCGCTCTCCGCGGTGCTGATCGGCGGGGTGTACCCGGCGATCGTGCAGCAGTTCCAGGTCAAGCCGAACGAGCAGGCCAAGGAGACGCCGTACATCCAGAAGAACATCGACGCGACCCGGCAGGCGTACGGCATCTCCGCGAGCGAGTCGCAGCCGTACGACCCGAAGGTCACGACCAGCGCCGACGCGGTCAAGCCGGACGCCCAGACCATCGCCGACATCCGGCTGCTGGACCCGAACGTGGTGTCGCCGACCTTCCAGCAGAACGAGGCCCTGCGGAAGTACTACGCCTTCCCGCGGACGCTGGACGTCGACCGGTACGGCCAGCAGGACACCGTGCTGGGCGTGCGCGAGCTGGACCTGAGCGGCGTCCAGCAGCGCAACTTCATCAACGACCACTTCCAGTACACCCACGGCTACGGCGTCGTCGCGGCCAAGGGCAACCAGGTCGACAAGAACGGCAACCCGGTCTACACCGAGCAGTCGCTGCCGACCACCGGCACCCTCGGCACCTACGAGCAGCGGGTGTACTACGGCGAGAAGACCGCCGGCTACTCGATCGTCGGCGGCGCCGGGATGTCGGAGATCGACTACACCTCCGAGTCCGGTGCGGTGCAGTCCTTCACCTACAACGGCGGCAGCGGCGTCTCGCTGGACAACGCGCTGACCCGGGCCGCGTACGCGGTGAAGTTCGCCGAGCCGCAGATCCTCTACTCCGGGGCGATCAAGGACGGCGCGCGGATCCTCTACGACCGCACCCCGAAGGAGCGGGTGGAGAAGGTCGCGCCGTGGCTGTCGATCGACGCCGACCCGTACCCGGTGGTGCAGGGCGGCCGGCTGGTCTGGGTGCTGGACGGCTACACCACCTCGGACGGCTACCCGTTCTCCTCGAAGACCACCCTGGGCGACGTCACCAAGGACTCGCTGACCGACCAGCGCGGCCGCACCCTGACCGCGGTCAACAAGGTCAACTACATCCGCAACTCGGTGAAGGCCACCGTCGACGCGTACACCGGTGAGGTCACCCTCTACCAGTGGGACGAGGCCGACCCGGTGCTGAAGACCTGGATGAAGGCGTTCCCCGGCACGGTGGAGGCGAAGACGGCCATCCCGGCCGACCTGCTGCCGCACCTGCGCTACCCGCAGGACCTCTTCAAGGTGCAGCGCGACCTGCTCGGCCAGTACCACATGACCGACGCGACCAGCTTCTTCAACGGCACCGACATCTGGCAGGTGCCGATCGACCCGACCACCAACTCGGGCGAGGTGCAGCCGCCGTACTACCTGACGGTCCGGATGCCCGACCAGCAGGACGCCACCTTCTCGCTGACCACCTCGTTCGTGCCCAGCGGCCGCGACAACCTGGCGGCCTTCGTGGCGGTCAACGCCGACCCGGGGCCGGACTACGGCACGATGCGCATCCTCAAGGTGCCGACCGGATCCAGCGCGCTCGGGCCCAAGCTGACCCAGGCGAAGCTCAACTCCGACCCGGCGGTGGCCAACCAGCTGACCCTGCTGAAGACCGGCACCGACTCCGACATCGAGTACGGCAACCTGCTGACCCTCCCGGTCGGCGGCGGCTTCCTCAACGTCGAGCCGGTGTACCTGCTCGGCCGCAGCGCCAAGGCGCCGGTGCTGCAGAAGGTGCTCGCGGTCTACGGCAACTCGGTCGCCCTGGAGGACAACCTCGCCAAGGCGCTGGAGAAGGTCCTGTCGGGCGCCGCGTCCGGCGCGACCACCACGCCGACCGCCCCCACCACCCCCACCGCGCCCGGCACCACCACACCCGGTGGCACCACGAGCCCCGAGCTGACCAAGGCGCTGGCGGCGGCCCAGAAGGCGTACGACGACGCGCTGGCCGCCCAGCGGGCCGGCGACTGGGCGGCGTACGGCGTGGCCCAGAAGGCGCTCGGCGACGCCCTCAAGGCGGCCGCCGACGCCCAGGCGAAGAGCGGCGCGCCGACGTCCTCGCCGTCGCCCTCGGCCTCGCCCCCACCGAGCGCGAGCCCCTGAGCTGCGACAACCGATTGTTGGTTCACCCCGCGACCGTGCTATGGTTCAACCACCGACGCGGGGTGGAGCAGCTCGGTAGCTCGCTGGGCTCATAACCCAGAGGTCGCAGGTTCAAATCCTGTCCCCGCTACTCAGTAGCACGAAGGCCCGGAGGCTCGCCTCCGGGCCTTCGGCATGCCCGCCGCCGTGTCCGGCGCCATTTGTGGGGGAGAAGTGGTGATCGACTCCGGTACTATGCGTGGCCGGGGTTTGTGGGGCTCAAGTGTCGGGAAATCGACAAAGCGCTGAAGCAATCTCGCCGGGCTTCGGCCCCGCTCCGCCCAATTCGGTCGGAGCCG from Kitasatospora terrestris includes the following:
- a CDS encoding PPA1309 family protein, with the translated sequence MSEAPDLSAAAGLPAATPLTRAALEIDEHASSLGWDMPARLFALVDNAQMLKANPRLAKQLGLTDNPTGLTPVEQEELPAGMELDKFLGTIAWPDGVVGCALVVERLMLPPGAESSRPKNATEKEIAAWIAEHPQRQEVRITAAVLRDGAKECALRLREKDVAREVLTGPDLVPNLTGALLATFS
- a CDS encoding PDZ domain-containing protein translates to MPRRSATMLAATLLLIGLLCASVLMKVPYTEMSPGPTYNTLGQQDRTGEPVITITGRETYPTSGHLNMTTVQVTGANYEPSLVSAVVGWLRDDVLVVPHENVYPEGQTDQEAQEQNAEEFASSEDSAKTAALNQLGIPVGTEIRVRAVSSGGPSEGKLHAGDQIIAVDGARVTTREGVAEQVTKHKPGETTVFTVVPHDKAGPSHTAADEVQVPITTAKAPDGDRAIVGITPAAVHTYPFTIDIGLQDVGGPSAGLMFALGIIDKLTPDDLTGGKFVAGTGTITDNGEVGPIGGIQMKLIAARDKGAEYFFTPAENCTEAVKNTPDGLTLVKVDTLGQAMDALGKIKAGEKAGLPSCAK
- a CDS encoding UPF0182 family protein; translation: MPDRPGPGPGFRARVGPPSRRTKVLLLTLGVLAALFLLFVLVSGLWTDWLWFKSVDYSSVFRSQLLTKAALFAVFGVLMAVVVGANIWLAYRLRPPLAAMSVEQQSLDRYRMGIAPFRRWALIGVSLLVGAAAGAAASGQWRTWMLWTNETPFGVKDSQFHLDVSYYAFELPWYEFLLGFAFSAVIVSLLASVLVHYLYGGLRLQGPGRRASRGAQGHLAVLLGVFVLLKAVAYWLDRYALVVKTGSYKQVDGWTGLRYVDANAFLPAKTILFFVAIICALLFFLTPIRRTWAPALIGFGLMALSAVLIGGVYPAIVQQFQVKPNEQAKETPYIQKNIDATRQAYGISASESQPYDPKVTTSADAVKPDAQTIADIRLLDPNVVSPTFQQNEALRKYYAFPRTLDVDRYGQQDTVLGVRELDLSGVQQRNFINDHFQYTHGYGVVAAKGNQVDKNGNPVYTEQSLPTTGTLGTYEQRVYYGEKTAGYSIVGGAGMSEIDYTSESGAVQSFTYNGGSGVSLDNALTRAAYAVKFAEPQILYSGAIKDGARILYDRTPKERVEKVAPWLSIDADPYPVVQGGRLVWVLDGYTTSDGYPFSSKTTLGDVTKDSLTDQRGRTLTAVNKVNYIRNSVKATVDAYTGEVTLYQWDEADPVLKTWMKAFPGTVEAKTAIPADLLPHLRYPQDLFKVQRDLLGQYHMTDATSFFNGTDIWQVPIDPTTNSGEVQPPYYLTVRMPDQQDATFSLTTSFVPSGRDNLAAFVAVNADPGPDYGTMRILKVPTGSSALGPKLTQAKLNSDPAVANQLTLLKTGTDSDIEYGNLLTLPVGGGFLNVEPVYLLGRSAKAPVLQKVLAVYGNSVALEDNLAKALEKVLSGAASGATTTPTAPTTPTAPGTTTPGGTTSPELTKALAAAQKAYDDALAAQRAGDWAAYGVAQKALGDALKAAADAQAKSGAPTSSPSPSASPPPSASP